The Drechmeria coniospora strain ARSEF 6962 chromosome 02, whole genome shotgun sequence genome has a segment encoding these proteins:
- a CDS encoding 60S ribosome biogenesis protein Mak11 produces MAKRKRQVASASEVPAKAAANKKAKAVEAAKPPVAPLVSETIQIIAGSYDQVLHGLTATTRPNEQVDFADTFLFNAHTSAIRCVAVSPPSAPVPGQTQKVLLASGSTDERINIYNLSAHPPSRKNQELLAKLTPRPVLENPKNRELGTLLHHSSTVTALRFPTRSKLLTGSEDSTIAVARTRDWSVLSTIKVPKATAQGRPSGDTAAFGATPSGVNEFAIHPSMKLMISVSKGERCMRLWNLVTGKKAGVLGFTRNMLQEIGEGKHSTGEGRRVVWGSADEADEFAVGFDRDAVVFGMDSVPKCRVMPTTKTKIHQLSYVSVDDAAGLSLLAVSTEDGRIAFFSTREDDLSEPEQVEGKTQALKVAKPVGYVGGKDAGVAGRIKDFVLVRSEANEGLLYVAGASSEGKIRLWMVQTKELLAAAAAAKEQLQTPSGKLVGTYETQNRITCLAGFLMIPRPEGAEDSEDEDDEDDEDEDDEDDEDDDEEE; encoded by the coding sequence ATGGCGAAACGAAAGAGACAAGTCGCAAGCGCCAGCGAGGTGCCagcgaaggcggcggcaaaCAAAAAAGCAaaagccgtcgaggccgcgaaACCTCCAGTGGCTCCGCTCGTGTCGGAGACGATCCAGATCATCGCCGGCTCCTACGACCAGGTTCTTCACGGCTTGACGGCAACGACTCGACCGAATGAACAGGTTGACTTTGCCGACACATTCCTATTCAATGCTCACACATCGGCTATCCGCTGCGTGGCcgtgtcgccgccgtcggcaccagTTCCCGGGCAGACGCAAAAAGTGCTCCTCGCTTCGGGCAGCACGGACGAAAGAATCAACATATATAATCTGTCGGCACATCCGCCGAGCAGAAAGAATCAGGAGTTGCTGGCAAAGCTGACGCCGCGGCCGGTTCTCGAGAACCCCAAGAACCGAGAGCTCGGCACCCTGCTCCACCACTCCTCGACGGTCACGGCATTGCGATTCCCGACCCGGTCGAAGCTGCTGACGGGCAGCGAGGACTCGACGATTGCCGTGGCCCGGACCCGCGACTGGTCGGTGCTGAGCACCATCAAGGTtccgaaggcgacggcgcaggGGCGACCGAGCGGAGACACGGCGGCGTTTGgagcgacgccgtcgggcgtcAACGAGTTTGCCATTCACCCGAGCATGAAGTTGATGATTAGCGTCAGCAAGGGCGAGCGATGCATGCGACTGTGGAATCTCGTCACGGGCAAGAAGGCCGGCGTCCTGGGCTTCACTCGGAACATGCTCCAGGAGATTGGGGAGGGAAAGCACTCGACGGGAGAAGGACGCAGAGTGGTTTGGGGAagtgccgacgaggccgacgagttTGCCGTGGGATTCGACCGCGATGCGGTGGTGTTTGGCATGGACAGCGTTCCAAAGTGCCGggtgatgccgacgacgaagacgaagattCATCAGCTCAGCTACGTTTCGGtggacgacgcggccggcctGTCGCTCCTGGCCGTTTCGACCGAAGACGGACGGATCGCCTTTttctcgacgagggaggACGACCTCTCGGAACCCGAGCAGGTGGAAGGGAAGACACAGGCGCTCAAGGTGGCCAAGCCGGTCGGCTACGTGGGCGGCAaagacgccggcgtcgcgggCCGCATCAAAGACTTTGTCCTCGTCCGGAGCGAGGCCAACGAAGGACTCCTCTACGTGGCGGGCGCCAGCAGCGAGGGCAAGATTCGGCTGTGGATGGTGCAGACCAAGGAgctgctggcggcggcggcggcggctaaAGAGCAGCTGCAGACGCCGTCAGGAAAGTTGGTGGGCACGTACGAGACGCAGAACCGCATCACCTGCCTCGCAGGATTCCTGATGATTCCGCGTCCGGAAGGTGCGGAAGACAGCGaggacgaagatgacgaggatgacgaggacgaggacgacgaggatgacgaggacgacgatgaggaagaATAA
- a CDS encoding INSIG domain-containing protein, producing MADDGPQIVRPVPRRPFNLNFTSATPPHDDEPDDTPAGVSPRDQDVTSSPRFLHPGFTPTDAGSSISRPQSFLNLTSSTLMGIYSQAKGNAKSVIGREEIDTPWGTGAQTPVRRPSINDATYELMRDRCHLPRRRQSTYPVESTAGPLTAATVASLAFRAGLLFMLGVGYGVLVTRLHSEQQYLADLAEGIIKPGANWRYLAFWGVSGVVLGSLLPWFDKVWERAFGGEPAVQDVAMIGSEDLSGQELGAGRDWALVMRAIGAFVGIIFAIRKLAWSSPLQVSLTLALVNPLLWWLIDRSKPGFLLSAGVGLAGSVVLLGVNPEMMPAPSARPSPLSDPSLNASMGSASASETGQPLGVLGGLASQETVETGVWMLSVLFCSCVCFGNIGRRLAWSRSATGRGRWGGVR from the exons atggccgacgacgggccccAAATCGTACGCCCCGTCCCCCGACGACCCTTCAACCTCAACTTCACGagcgcgacgccgccgcacgACGATGAGCCCGACGACACGCCGGCCGGCGTCTCCCCGCGAGACCAGGACGTGACGAGCAGCCCGCGCTTCCTCCACCCGGGGTTCACGCccaccgacgccggctcCTCCATCAGTCGGCCTCAGTCGTTCCTCAACctcacctcgtcgacgctcatGGGCATCTACTCGCAGGCCAAGGGCAACGCCAAGAGCGTCATCGGCCGCGAGGAGATCGACACGCCTTGGGGCACCGGTGCCCAGACGCCCGTCAGGCGGCCGTCCATCAACGACGCCACCTACGAGCTCATGCGCGACCGCTGCCACCTtccgcggcgtcggcagTCCACGTACCCCGtcgagtcgacggccggcccgctgacggcggcgacggtcgcGTCGCTCGCCTTCCGCGCCGGTCTGCTCTTcatgctcggcgtcggtTACGGCGTGCTCGTGACGCGCCTGCACAGCGAGCAGCAGTACCTCGCCGACCTGGCCGAGGGCATCATCAAGCCCGGGGCGAATTGGCGGTACCTCGCCTTCTGGGGCGTCTcgggcgtcgtcctcggctcgCTGCTGCCCTGGTTCGACAAGGTGTGGGAAAGGGCGTttggcggcgagccggccgtcCAGGACGTCGCCATGATCGGCTCCGAGGACCTGTCGGGACAGGAGCTCGGCGCCGGTAGGGACTGGGCGCTCGTCATGCGCGCCATCGGTGCCTTTGTGGGCATCATATTCGCCATC CGAAAACTCGCctggtcgtcgccgctgcagGTGTCGctcaccctcgccctcgtgaATCCGCTGCTGTGGTGGCTCATCGACCGGAGCAAGCCAGGCTTCCTTCTCTCGGcaggcgtcggcctcgccgggtccgtcgtcctgctcggcgtGAACCCGGAGATGATGCCGGCACCATCGgcacggccgtcgccgctgagCGACCCATCGCTCAACGCCTCCATGggatcggcctcggcctcggagaCGGGACAGCCGCTCGGcgtgctcggcggcctcgccagCCAGGAGACGGTCGAGACGGGCGTCTGGATGCTCAGCGTGCTCTTCTGCAGCTGCGTATGCTTCGGGAACATTGGCAGGCGACTGGCCTGGAGCAGGAGTGCCACCGGTCGGGGGCGGTGGGGCGGTGTCCGGTGA
- a CDS encoding Dephospho-CoA kinase CAB5 has translation MQMLVICGGQQSSRGKLRSEEPTDDPSRSDKLPTPLTAFASDGRSLLHPGSTIHPPWDAIVARPLRIMLLIGLTGSIATGKSTVSSLLSASPHSLPVIDADLLARKVVEPGTAGYDAIVRHFGPSTPDLLVEASDTMPEQGPSGKGRPLNRPALGNRVFGDGDERKRDRAVLNGIVHPAVRWEMFKSVLTCYLRGHWAVVLDIPLLYESGLDRFCAVVFVVAIADETLHLQRLMARDAHLSEDDARNRVRSQQDVVLKAKRCEARGKGKGFVLWNEGSKEELSMSLDKAMAAIRSSRPRWWSMLLLACPPLAMIRHSAVEMPQRKGFGGRYPLHFCEWVVGTKIENALGPRTTKPSSQSQRAIVAVQVLTSDETEQDSLVITYPRSGQPGRPTKPADAPKASKKVRFRDAKLKSALKKTSNGVAGSNSEAAPSNSDAKSTDHSEAQPSDSAAQSSDSDAKPSASSGSSSTDPPEGQLTDSDAQSSDSGTSSKSDNGPKSGKHEPARVQPPHKRPTKAKRRKNSSSNSDSEADPNPHPNCKCPRCTEGRKRLKSRAKRVDEVTGSESEASQSRADIDTKGMKVLESTASKKQGKKGKIKPNESEADDEASEAAEVTESEAVADDTEEPELGKQEPEHMQEKKQQKQQQKQQQKQQQKQQQKQKQQQKQQKQQQKQQEELQEQKQQKQQNEQKESETANGNNVNNTTAKGQEETSSKTENGPQKESTETVPESAPNGGGKSNTKNGNGNNTADWPEAFIAPHLRRPTLVEPIRTEMVQTERVVETAQDPAPNAYYDPTNGLLRLYCGPAYGNHYGQDPYPPPDTLARPLHAGMPHHTHNPYYYGFGPVPQQGQEPAPNPQGVPMMAWNQIGPPPGVAPYFPSGYPPSMWQQDPNILANAERKSSVNANRSRGANGSKGAFSIAGANGGSPFSKTKDKDGANNVAAGSLKGGNDNPYYKKPKSVFSNLESRVPSGASHQSANDGPNPSPMPDIDFQGHHEVYKNGQAPLSAQGSEVRQTEQQGSTASQEGVPQSGNGYSNGKPGWGTDQNSINEKADATAEWNNIGSDKTSGQGVRDAGNGEAANNGAGWDNVGVQSSVAASHGYEEWRRDSAGENKSAPLAATATPNVMPGSWVEPPQPSAPSSSDQSMTNIYW, from the exons ATGCAGATGCTCGTCATATGCGGAGGACAGCAAAGCTC CCGAGGGAAGCTCCGGTCCGAGGAGCCAACCGACGATCCGTCCAGATCCGACAAGTTGCCGACCCCTTTGACGGCATTCGCGTCGGACGGCCGATCCCTTCTCCACCCCGGCTCGACCATCCATCCTCCCTgggacgccatcgtcgcccgtcCGCTCCGCATCATGCTCCTCATCGGCTTGACGGGTTCGATCGCGACGGGAAAATCGACCGTCTCCTCGCTGCTGTCCGCCTCGCCCCATTCGCTGCccgtcatcgacgccgaTCTCCTGGCCCgcaaggtcgtcgagcccggCACGGCCGGCTACGATGCCATCGTCCGGCACTTTGGACCCAGCACGCCCGAtcttctcgtcgaggcctcCGACACGATGCCAGAACAAGGCCCGAGCGGCAAGGGGAGGCCCTTGAACCGGCCGGCGCTCGGGAACCGCgtcttcggcgacggcgacgagcgaaaGAGGGACCGAGCCGTCCTCAACGGCATCGTCCACCCGGCCGTGCGGTGGGAAATGTTCAAGTCGGTGCTGACCTGCTACCTGCGCGGTCACtgggccgtcgtcctcgacatccCGCTGCTGTACGAGAGCGGACTCGATCGCTtctgcgccgtcgtcttcgtcgtcgccatcgccgacgaaaCGCTGCACCTGCAACGGCTCATGGCCCGCGACGCGCACCtgagcgaggacgacgcaAGAAACCGTGTGCGCAGCCAGCAAGACGTCGTACTCAAGGCCAAGAGGTGCGAGGCTCGAGGAAAGGGCAAAGGCTTCGTCTTGTGGAACGAAGGGTCCAAGGAAGAGCTTTCCATGAGCCTCGacaaggccatggccgccatccGCAGCTCTCGTCCCCGGTGGTGGTCGATGCTGCTCCTCGCATGTCCGCCGTTGGCCATGATC CGgcactcggccgtcgagatgccTCAGAGAAAGGGCTTTGGCGGCAGATACCCCCTCCACTTTTGCGAGTGGGTGGTGGGAACGAAGATCGAAAACGCACTAGGCCCCCGTACCACGAAGCCATCGAGTCAAAGTCAGAGAGCCATCGTTGCCGTTCAAGTACTCACCAGCGATGAGACGGAACAGGATAGCCTCGTCATCACCTACCCGCGTTCTGGACAACCCGGTCGTCCAACCAAACCCGCCGATGCCCCGAAGGCCTCCAAGAAAGTTCGCTTTCGAGATGCCAAGTTGAAATCGGCCTTGAAGAAGACTTCCAATGGAGTAGCTGGATCGAATTCTGAAGCCGCGCCATCCAATTCTGACGCCAAGTCGACTGATCATTCAGAAGCCCAACCATCTGATTCCGCAGCCCAATCGTCTGATTCGGACGCCAAGCCATCCGCTTCGTCCGGCAGTTCATCAACCGACCCCCCCGAGGGCCAGCTAACTGACTCGGATGCTCAGTCATCTGATTCCGGAACATCGTCCAAATCGGACAACGGACCTAAAAGCGGAAAACATGAGCCTGCGAGGGTTCAACCGCCGCATAAAAGGCCGACCAAAGCCAAGAGGAGAAAGAATAGTTCGTCAAATTCCGATAGCGAAGCCGACCCCAATCCCCACCCCAACTGTAAGTGCCCGCGCTGCACGGAAGGCCGGAAGAGATTGAAGAGCCGAGCCAAAcgtgtcgacgaggtcaCCGGTAGCGAATCGGAAGCATCCCAATCAAGAGCTGACATCGACACCAAAGGCATGAAAGTCCTGGAATCGACCGCATCAAAAAAGCAAGGCAAGAAAGGCAAGATCAAGCCGAACGAgtccgaggccgatgatgaAGCATCCGAGGCGGCAGAAGTGACCGAGAGCGAGGCGGTGGCAGATGACACAGAGGAGCCAGAGCTTGGCAAACAGGAACCGGAGCACATGCAGGAAaagaagcagcagaagcagcagcagaagcagcagcagaagcagcagcagaagcagcagcagaagcagaagcagcagcagaagcagcagaagcagcagcagaagcagcaggaggagctACAGGAAcagaagcagcagaagcagcagaacGAACAAAAGGAATCGGAGACGGCGAATGGCAACAATGTGAATAACACCACCGCCAAAGGACAAGAGGAGACAAGCAGCAAAACCGAGAATGGACCTCAGAAAGAGTCGACCGAAACAGTGCCGGAGTCTGCCCCCAATGGAGGAGGCAAGTCGAACACGAAGAATGGGAACGGCAATAATACAGCTGACTGGCCCGAGGCATTCATTGCACCGCATCTCCGTCGTCCAACGCTGGTTGAGCCAATCCGAACGGAAATGGTCCAAACCGAGCGGGTGGTGGAAACGGCTCAAGATCCAGCGCCAAACGCCTACTACGACCCGACGAACGGCCTGCTTCGCTTGTATTGCGGCCCAGCGTATGGGAACCATTACGGTCAGGATCCGTATCCTCCCCCAGATACTTTAGCTCGCCCTCTGCATGCCGGCATGCCACATCATACCCACAATCCATACTACTACGGCTTTGGTCCCGTTCCCCAGCAAGGTCAGGAGCCTGCGCCCAACCCGCAGGGTGTGCCGATGATGGCTTGGAACCAAATAGGCCCCCCTCCTGGAGTTGCCCCCTACTTCCCGAGCGGGTACCCACCTAGCATGTGGCAACAGGACCCCAATATTTTGGCCAACGCAGAAAGGAAGTCGAGCGTGAACGCGAACAGAAGCAGGGGGGCGAACGGAAGCAAGGGAGCATTCAGCATTGCTGGTGCGAACGGCGGCTCCCCATTCAGCAAGACGAAGGACAAAGATGGTGCCAACAATGTGGCAGCTGGCAGTCTCAAG GGGGGCAACGACAACCCGTACTACAAGAAGCCAAAGTCCGTGTTCAGCAACCTCGAGAGCCGAGTCCCATCTGGGGCGAGTCATCAAAGTGCCAATGACGGTCCTAACCCCAGCCCCATGCCGGATATTGATTTTCAAGGACACCATGAAGTCTACAAAAACGGTCAGGCGCCTCTGAGTGCGCAGGGCAGCGAGGTCCGACAGACGGAGCAGCagggctcgacggccagccAGGAGGGGGTGCCCCAGTCAGGAAACGGCTACTCCAACGGCAAGCCTGGGTGGGGCACAGATCAGAATAGCATAAACGAAAAGGCGGACGCAACTGCTGAATGGAACAACATCGGAAGCGACAAGACGAGTGGTCAGGGTGTTCGTGATGCAGGAAACGGCGAGGCAGCGAACAACGGAGCAGGCTGGGATAATGTTGGAGTGCAAAGCTCTGTTGCAGCTTCCCATGGCTATGAAGAATGGAGGCGCGACTCGGCGGGCGAGAACAAATCTGCGCCTctggcggccacggccacaCCCAACGTAATGCCGGGATCGTGGGTTGAACCTCCACAGCCCTCAGCCCCGTCCAGTAGCGACCAAAGCATGACGAACATATACTGGTGA
- a CDS encoding serine/threonine protein kinase: MSPPAGHRHVHGNHGGAPMMAASGVVPPVGTFQPGTKIQVGSHRVVIQKYLSEGGFAHVYVVKLSSAVDGTDIAVLKRVAVPDKEALRSMRIEVETMKRLKGHRPIVTYIDSHASELKGSGYEVFLLMEYCNGGGLIDFMNTRLKHRLTEPEILDILADVAEGVACMHYLDPPLLHRDLKVENVLITARGSAKRFKLCDFGSASPPRPAPSSVVECRLMDEDVQKHTTLQYRSPEMIDVYRKQPLNEKSDIWALGVLLYKLCYYTTPFEDQGQLAILNASFKYPSLPVFSDRIKKLIASMLRENMEERPTVYQVLKDACAMQGRQVPIQDKYARPSRTETRASESAKPSEPRTQTPTVGAVFAPPVQEKQAIPDVVPMRRGRPTPSPGPTTSSSPRKVTKGDPFAALDSNLSHKANADELSSRFPTLDQFALLHDRGGKFDFESTTSPPLVPPKDSGQIMAEKLADATFASSLHNSTKSTPTPASHPVPSSMPQQDVIVPAEGTVASNASPTRRRAEQTRLQSTISTTPDPMSVLPPASRYVSTGTMTSDVSPKPLPRQAALVAGKYDEANRFPPAQPRPSHFRQPSLSSRPSIEDLRNKDPGIETVARSQSLVIRPRPASTSFESSTLEFLREQESARALNKASHATARKAQHKSSSSVSPATLSDVDMQPSNATGLLVDLDDAPAAESYSNGRGKQSNISGGARKLTGKFGDAFQRFEENTPAMDTASPRAPSPVKAAAGRGLTPIAGSEATDGRSDDGLVDLTHDMTPEMRRELERRTLEEEEQRVAAAQAEYRDGLAGGSRASRPVPGPKKMGGAAIASTIQSRVQSLLDEDQKSTKVQRTAEGYGRYSDDATAASKPEKKSPTIPRKPLGISKAKVDVPVQSSGALFSQKGHAPSATLVQASVSLSKATGSRPAAPKKPIHLNRLPAAVRPPSPVKSSQPSQPERLMAADLPGKPIIEMSPQEKDDYIREFTKRFPSLGSMDLEPGGSGGGGAARR; this comes from the exons ATGAGCCCACCTGCAGGACATCGGCACGTCCACGGCAACCACGGCGGTGCCCCGATGATGGCAGCTTCCGGCGTCGTGCCCCCCGTGGGCACCTTCCAGCCGGGGACCAAGATCCAGGTCGGCAGCCACCGGGTCGTGATCCAGAAATACCTCTCCGAAGGCGGCTTCGCCCACGTCTACGTCGTCAAGTTGtcgagcgccgtcgacggaacCGACATCGCCGTCCTCAAGCGCGTCGCCGTCCCGGACAAGGAGGCCCTGCGGAGCATGCGCATCGAGGTCGAGACCATGAAGCGCCTCAAGGGCCACCGACCGATCGTCACCTACATCGATTCCCACGCATCCGAGCTCAAGGGCAGCGGCTACGAGGTCTTCCTCCTCATGGAATActgcaacggcggcggcctgatCGACTTCATGAACACGCGCCTCAAGCACCGCCTGACCGAGCCCGAGATCCtcgacatcctcgccgacgtcgccgagggcgtgGCCTGCATGCACTATCTCGACCCGCCGCTCCTCCATCGCGACCTCAAGGTGGAAAACGTGCTCATCACCGCCAGGGGTTCGGCCAAGCGATTCAAGCTCTGCGACTTtggctcggcctcgccgccccgcCCGGCGCccagctccgtcgtcgagtgTCGTctcatggacgaggacgtgcaGAAACACACGACCCTGCAGTACCGGAGCCCGGAAATGATTGACGTCTACCGGAAACAGCCGCTGAACGAAAAGTCGGACATCTGGGCCCTCGGTGTCCTCCTCTACAAGCTCTGCTACTACACGACGCCGTTTGAGGATCAGGGCCAGCTGGCCATTCTCAACGCGAGCTTCAAATACCCCAGCCTTCCCGTATTTTCCGATCGAATAAAGAAGCTCATCG CCTCCATGCTGAGGGAAAACATGGAGGAGAGGCCGACGGTGTATCAGGTCCTCAAAGACGCTTGTGCCATGCAGGGCAGGCAAGTCCCTATTCAGGAT AAATACGCCCGACCATCCCGAACCGAGACTCGAGCCAGCGAGAGTGCGAAACCGTCGGAACCGAGGACGCAAACTCCAACCGTTGGCGCGGTATTTGCACCGCCCGTGCAAGAGAAGCAAGCCATCCCAGACGTCGTGCCCATGAGGAGAGGCAGGCCGACTCCCTCGCCCGGGCCGAcgacctcctcgtccccgaGAAAGGTGACAAAGGGGGACCCCTTTGCTGCCTTGGATTCCAACCTCTCTCACAAAGCaaacgccgacgagctgtcTTCGAGATTTCCCACTCTGGATCAGTTTGCCTTGCTGCATGACCGAGGTGGCAAGTTTGACTTTGAATCCACCACCTCACCTCCGCTCGTGCCACCAAAGGACTCTGGACAGATAATGGCCGAGAAGCTTGCTGATGCCACCTTTGCATCTTCGCTCCATAATTCGACAAAGTCGACCCCAACACCCGCCTCGCACCCTGTTCCCTCATCGATGCCACAGCAGGACGTCATCGTACCCGCCGAAGGAACCGTGGCGAGTaacgcatcgccgacgaggcgtaGAGCAGAGCAGACTCGGCTGCAGTCCACCATCAGCACGACTCCAGACCCCATGTCCGTGTTGCCACCTGCTTCAAGATACGTCTCTACCGGCACCATGACGAGTGATGTATCGCCTAAGCCCCTACCGAGGCAAGCGGCGCTCGTGGCTGGAAAATACGACGAGGCAAACCGATTTCCGCCCGCCCAGCCGCGTCCGAGTCATTTCCGGCagccgtcgttgtcgtcaaggccgtcgaTTGAAGACCTCCGAAACAAAGACCCCGGCATCGAAACCGTGGCACGGTCTCAATCGCTCGTCATCCGACCGCGCCCGGCGAGCACCAGCTTCGAATCCAGCACGCTGGAATTTTTGCGCGAGCAGGAGTCGGCCCGAGCATTGAACAAGGCATCGCACGCCACAGCCCGCAAGGCGCAGCACAAATCTTCGTCCAGTGTGAGCCCGGCCACTCTCTCCGACGTGGACATGCAGCCGTCCAATGCCACCGGTCTCCTGGTCGACCTGGATGATGCTCCTGCGGCCGAATCGTACTCTAACGGTCGAGGCAAGCAATCCAACATTTCGGGAGGAGCAAGGAAGCTTACCGGCAAGTTTGGTGATGCCTTTCAGCGGTTCGAGGAAAACACTCCCGCCATGGACACGGCCAGCCCAAGGGCACCTTCACCGgtcaaggcggcggccggccgaggcttGACACCGATTGCTGGCTCCGAGGCAACGGATGGCCGAAGCGACGACGGTCTTGTCGACTTGACGCATGACATGACACCAGAAATGAGGCGAGAGTTGGAAAGACGTACACTTGAAGAGGAAGAGCAGCGTGTTGCTGCGGCGCAGGCAGAGTACAGAGACGGTCTCGCAGGCGGAAGCCGTGCCTCACGGCCAGTGCCTGGTCCGAAAAAGATGGGGGGGGCTGCCATTGCTTCGACGATTCAGAGTCGAGTGCAGAGCTTACTGGACGAGGATCAGAAATCTACAAAAGTGCAGCGAACGGCCGAAGGGTACGGGAGATATTCGGACGACGCAACGGCCGCGAGCAAGCCGGAGAAGAAGTCACCAACTATCCCTCGGAAACCCCTTGGCATATCCAAAGCAAAGGTGGATGTCCCTGTCCAGTCCTCCGGCGCCCTTTTCTCGCAAAAGGGCCATGCCCCCAGCGCCACATTGGTCCAGGCATCCGTTTCATTGTCCAAGGCGACCGGTAGTCGTCCTGCCGCGCCCAAGAAGCCGATCCATCTCAACAGACTTCCGGCGGCAGTCCGGCCACCTTCGCCGGTCAAGAGCAGCCAGCCATCACAACCGGAACGGCTCATGGCCGCTGACCTCCCGGGAAAGCCAATCATAGAAATGTCGCCGCAAGAAAAGGACGACTACATTAGAGAATTCACGAAGCGATTCCCCAGCCTCGGTTCCATGGACTTGGAGCCCGGCGGGAGCGGTGGAGGAGGGGCAGCGCGACGGTGA